The following coding sequences are from one Megachile rotundata isolate GNS110a chromosome 13, iyMegRotu1, whole genome shotgun sequence window:
- the dy gene encoding transmembrane protein dusky, with protein sequence MRWRIFIVACLLLKGLARAEDVEVVEAIPGEDNRNDNSALNRQDNDINSSDQLALESLGEKDAGGNHYKPGGLRGHPLPLPPNRGGLGLPHPRPHHNVAYHGPPPPLPPSKTPSEAIDKIYTTGGGISTAVGAEPWPAPTPDMPKIISLDVKCEKSLMKVYLGFDKPFYGIVFSKGHYSNVNCVHLPAGLGRTSVNFEISIHACGTAGNTENGLYGYGAESGSGTYFENIIVVQYDPQVQEVWDQARKLRCTWHDLYEKSVTFRPFPVDMLDVVRADFAGDNVGCWMQIQVGKGPWASEVSGLVKIGQTMTMVLAIKDDDSKFDMLVRNCMAHDGKRAPIQLVDQRGCITRPKLMSRFTKIKNFGASASVLSYAHFQAFKFPDSMEVHFQCTIQICRYQCPEQCSESPLLLESQGLLENHHHPPSNGHPDSSYGLPPPIPLPLEAYLQAAAGRPRDERRRKSREIVPTPQKAVGVNRIIRVVSTGDLTFSIQDSNNDEPNGPTMVFPVRNENTANAAMICMTTPGFAVTLVVLLAVLLSSCILSTYLCLRLRPFSGKAKKATAYYNGEQNAPKKSTRTCFYS encoded by the coding sequence CTGGCGCGAGCGGAGGATGTTGAGGTGGTCGAGGCGATACCGGGGGAGGACAACCGGAACGACAATTCGGCGTTGAATCGGCAGGACAACGACATAAACAGTTCCGATCAGTTGGCGTTGGAATCGTTAGGGGAAAAGGATGCGGGTGGTAACCATTACAAGCCGGGAGGACTTCGGGGACATCCCCTTCCGCTGCCCCCGAATCGAGGTGGTCTGGGACTTCCACATCCGAGACCGCACCATAACGTCGCTTATCACGGTCCACCGCCTCCATTGCCTCCCTCGAAGACACCGTCGGAAGCCATTGACAAGATCTACACCACGGGTGGTGGTATTAGCACAGCGGTAGGTGCAGAACCCTGGCCGGCGCCCACGCCAGACATGCCGAAGATCATTTCTCTGGACGTGAAGTGCGAGAAAAGTTTGATGAAAGTATACCTCGGCTTCGATAAACCGTTCTACGGCATAGTCTTCAGCAAGGGCCACTACAGCAACGTTAACTGCGTCCACTTGCCGGCAGGTTTAGGACGCACGTCGGTTAACTTCGAGATTAGTATACACGCGTGCGGCACCGCCGGGAACACGGAGAACGGTCTATACGGCTACGGAGCCGAGTCCGGGTCAGGGACGTACTTCGAGAACATTATCGTGGTGCAGTACGACCCGCAAGTGCAAGAGGTCTGGGACCAGGCGCGCAAACTGCGCTGCACGTGGCACGATCTGTACGAGAAATCGGTCACCTTCCGTCCGTTCCCCGTCGACATGCTGGACGTGGTGCGGGCCGATTTCGCCGGCGACAACGTCGGCTGCTGGATGCAGATACAGGTGGGCAAAGGTCCGTGGGCGTCGGAGGTCTCCGGCCTGGTCAAGATCGGCCAGACGATGACGATGGTGCTGGCCATAAAGGACGACGACTCCAAGTTCGACATGCTCGTGAGAAACTGCATGGCCCACGACGGCAAACGGGCCCCGATACAACTGGTCGATCAGAGAGGATGCATCACCAGGCCTAAGCTCATGTCACGGTTCACGAAGATCAAGAATTTCGGCGCATCGGCTTCGGTCCTCTCCTACGCTCACTTCCAGGCGTTCAAGTTCCCCGACTCCATGGAGGTGCACTTCCAGTGCACCATACAGATATGCCGGTACCAGTGTCCGGAGCAATGCTCCGAGTCCCCGTTACTGCTGGAGTCCCAGGGATTACTGGAGAACCATCATCACCCGCCGTCCAACGGACACCCCGATTCCAGCTACGGACTTCCGCCTCCTATCCCGCTTCCTCTGGAAGCTTATTTGCAGGCGGCGGCTGGACGCCCTCGGGACGAGAGGCGAAGGAAATCTCGGGAAATAGTGCCGACTCCGCAGAAGGCGGTCGGCGTCAATCGAATAATACGGGTGGTATCCACCGGTGACCTAACCTTCTCTATCCAGGACTCGAACAATGACGAGCCTAATGGGCCCACGATGGTGTTTCCCGTACGTAACGAGAACACCGCCAACGCGGCTATGATTTGCATGACTACCCCGGGCTTTGCCGTTACTCTCGTAGTACTTCTTGCCGTCTTACTTTCGTCGTGTATACTATCCACCTACCTCTGTCTACGTCTAAGACCGTTCTCAGGAAAAGCCAAGAAGGCTACCGCGTATTACAATGGCGAACAAAACGCACCTAAAAAGTCGACGAGGACGTGTTTTTACTCGTAG